A stretch of DNA from Candidatus Omnitrophota bacterium:
TTAAATCGCTCTAAAACTGTGCACTTTTAATTCGTAGATAACAGTATTTTTCAAAACAGCCTATTCTTTCTCTATTCCCGGCGGTCTGCGCAGCTCTTTCTTTTCAGACTTCTTTCTTTTTTCTTTGAGTATTTTTTCTTTTGCTCTTTTGGAACGCCTGCGCTTCTGCCTTCTTATTTTTTCTATCCGCTTCCTCTTTTCCGAATTCCTTCCCAGGATAAGCGCTTCAATCTTATCGGCCAAAATCCTTCTGGCCAGAAATCTATTCAGGCTTTGAGAGCGTTCTTTTTGACATTTTACTTCTATCCCGGTCGGCCGGTGTTTTAAATAAACACAACTG
This window harbors:
- a CDS encoding peptide chain release factor-like protein, producing the protein MRFSISNNKKILLRAKMDRLKIRKDDIEEKFIRSSGKGGQKVNKTSSCVYLKHRPTGIEVKCQKERSQSLNRFLARRILADKIEALILGRNSEKRKRIEKIRRQKRRRSKRAKEKILKEKRKKSEKKELRRPPGIEKE